A window of the Paralichthys olivaceus isolate ysfri-2021 chromosome 5, ASM2471397v2, whole genome shotgun sequence genome harbors these coding sequences:
- the LOC109634153 gene encoding uncharacterized protein — protein sequence MPETAEAVSATLTTNRNCTIEITNVSSSYCLINPKVYMASGFSHHPPQPTIRTARTEVCSFTKDDNTATGAVGLLTYDLFHMQSRVCSERMAIMFSVPFDHNMYKNQLAMGVVEHSRACDKHLYDQMYDGKDLSNLSRSEANGCGLHYKATYFDLRATMSTIGKAIVKLELYDKMGH from the exons ATGCCAGAAACAGCAGAAGCTGTGTCAGCGACTCTGACCACCAACAGAAACTGCACCATAGAAATAACCAATGTCAGCAGCAGCTACTGTCTCATCAACCCCAA GGTCTACATGGCGAGCGGCTTCAGCCACCACCCGCCCCAGCCGACCATTCGCACCGCCAGGACCGAAGTGTGCTCGTTCACCAAGGACGACAACACTGCCACTGGCGCTGTCGGCCTGCTGACCTATGACCTGTTCCATATGCAGAGCCGGGTTTGCTCCGAGCGCATGGCCATCATGTTCTCCGTGCCCTTTGACCACAACATGTACAAGAACCAGTTGGCCATGGGCGTGGTTGAGCATTCCCGTGCCTGCGACAAACATTTGTACGACCAGATGTATGATGGGAAAGACCTCAGTAACCTCAGCCGCTCTGAGGCAAATGGCTGCGGGCTGCACTACAAAGCGACGTATTTTGATTTGAGGGCAACCATGTCTACCATTGGCAAAGCCATTGTTAAATTGGAGCTCTATGATAAAATGGGTCATTAA